The following proteins are encoded in a genomic region of Nicotiana sylvestris chromosome 4, ASM39365v2, whole genome shotgun sequence:
- the LOC138890428 gene encoding uncharacterized protein yields the protein MFPITWSIVEVENSFTGTWFLKCVTHDLELQDGRDLTIISDMQKGLLKVVSEVLPESEHMWCARHILANWSKDWRGLERRNKFWRCARASCVAELNFHLDSLNMLGNGICESLLRYNKETWCRAYFNCDRKGDIIDNNMFKTFNACILAARHKTIITMLEEIRVKIMERIGKLREFADIWICDISPIAMKVYKDNMAQSMRCTIKWNGEYGYEVEDTSLRVVLKHCVNMQAQTCTYRSWMLKGIPCAHAIASMHFKNVDPINYISHWYHKSTYLKTKEEEKKRRREETEHPTSGKLSRRGMEMTCSNCGGYGHTR from the exons ATGTTTCCTATAACTTGGTCCATTGTAGAGGTTGAGAATAGTTTCACTGGGACATGGTTTCTGAAGTGTGTGACTCATGACTTAGAGCTTCAAGATGGAAGGGATCTTACTATCATATCTGATATGCAAaag GGATTGCTTAAAGTTGTATCAGAAGTGTTGCCTGAAAGTGAACATATGTGGTGTGCCAGACATATATTAGCAAACTGGTCCAAAGATTGGAGAGGATTAGAGAGGAGAAACAAATTCTGGAGGTGTGCTAGAGCATCATGTGTGGCAGAACTGAATTTTCACCTGGACAGTTTGAATATGCTTGGGAATGGGATATGTGAGAGCCTCTTGAGGTATAACAAGGAAACCTGGTGTAGAGCATACTTCAACTGTGACAGGAAAGGTGATATAATTGACAACAATATGTTCAAGACATTTAATGCTTGTATACTTGCTGCTCGGCACAAGACAATTATCACAATGTTGGAGGAAATTAGAGTGAAGATAATGGAGAGAATAGGAAAGTTGAGGGAGTTTGCAGATATATGGATATGTGATATATCCCCAATTGCTATGAAGGTGTATAAGGATAACATGGCCCAATCTATGAGGTGTACAATCAAGTGGAATGGTGAATATGGCTATGAGGTTGAGGATACTTCATTAAGAGTGGTGCTGAAGCATTGTGTGAATATGCAAGCTCAAACTTGTACATATAGGTCATGGATGCTGAAGGGTATCCCTTGTGCTCATGCCATTGCTTCTATGCATTTCAAGAACGTTGACCCAATTAACTACATATCTCACTGGTACCACAAATCCACCTATCTGAAG accaaagaagaagagaagaagagaagaagagaagaaactgAACATCCTACTTCTGGAAAGCTTTCAAGAAGGGGTATGGAGATGACATGTTCAAACTGTGGTGGATATGGACACACAAGATGA